Proteins from one Doryrhamphus excisus isolate RoL2022-K1 chromosome 19, RoL_Dexc_1.0, whole genome shotgun sequence genomic window:
- the LOC131106843 gene encoding transmembrane protein 238-like, with protein MASKYDGLSHCKLALVFAVLMDLLGVISLLLGVFAPLEIRGRDFGDLLVYSGALLVLLSLAGWVLWYSGNIEGLTSRKELGGAVGGAVDRLARSLSRRIRLPRTRSSPT; from the coding sequence ATGGCGTCCAAGTATGACGGCTTGTCCCACTGCAAGCTGGCCCTGGTGTTTGCCGTGCTGATGGACCTCCTGGGCGTCATATCACTTCTGCTGGGGGTCTTCGCTCCCCTGGAGATCCGAGGACGGGACTTCGGGGACCTTCTGGTGTACTCCGGGGCTCTGCTGGTGCTCCTGTCCTTGGCGGGCTGGGTGCTGTGGTACAGCGGGAACATCGAGGGCCTGACATCCAGGAAGGAGCTCGGGGGCGCCGTGGGTGGAGCCGTGGACCGCCTGGCTCGATCCCTCAGCAGGAGGATACGCCTGCCCAGGACTCGGAGCAGTCCAACATAA